AGGGCTCCGCCTCCTTGCGCCGCACGTCCTCCGCGCTCATGGCGCCCTGCTCGGGGTGCCAGGAGAAGGCGCGGCGGTTGACCTCGACCACGGCCGCCTCGTCCCGGCCGGGTTCGAACGCGCGCAGCCGCACGCCCGCGGGCAGCACCGGTTCGGGCAGGTCGGGGCCCAGCGGGCGGCGCAGCCGCAGCAGCTCGCGGACCGCCCGGAAGCCGGCCTTCGCGGCCAGGGCCCGCTGGGCGGGCGTGCCGCCGTGGGCCCACACGCGCAGCGGCTCGGCGCGGCCGGCGGCGGCTTCGAGCAGGGCCGTGCCGATGCCGCGGCGGCGGGAGTCGGGGTGGACGGCCAGCTCGGCGACCCGGTTGCCGTCGGCGTCGCCGAGGAGGTCCAGGTGCAGGTAGCCGACGAGCGCGCCGCCGTCGTGGACCAGCAGGTGGTCGCTGCCGCGCGCGCCGGGGCGCAGCCTCAGCAGGACGGCCTCGCCGACCGGCGCCACGCCGTCGGCCGCCTCGGCGGCCGCGAGCAGGGCCGTGACCTCACCGACCTGCGCCGGCACGAGTTCTTCGAACCACCCGGATTCCACGCCGTCGAACCTAACCGAAGCCTCGACGCGGTGCCGCACCCGAGACGCTCGGCGCACCCCGCCGCGAAACGCCCGCCCCGCCGCGAGGCCGCGTCGGTAGGTCGCGACTCGTTTCCCGGCGATCACGCTCTTCGATCGTCGGGAAACCAGTCGCGAACTGCCGACTTCCAGGCGGCCGAGCCGCCGCGCCGGAGGCGCGGCAATCAAGCGCGGAAGATCAGCTCCGCGTCGTCGATGCTCGTGTCCTGGGCGTCGATGTGCTCGACTCGGCGGGCGCTGCCCGGGCGCGGCGGGCGGACGAACTTGTAGCCCACGTTGCGCACGGTGCCGATCAGCGACTCGTGCTCGGGGCCGAGCTTGGCGCGCAGCCGCCGGACGTGGACGTCCACGGTGCGGGTGCCGCCGAAGAAGTCGTAGCCCCAGACCTCCTGGAGCAGCTGCGCGCGGGTGAACACCCGGCCTGCGTGCTGCGCCAGGTACTTCAGGAGCTCGAACTCCTTGTAGGTCAGGTCGAGCGGGCGGCCGCGCAGGCGCGCGGTGTAGGTGGCCTCGTCGATGACCAGCTCGCCGAGCTGGAGCGAGCCGTCGCCGCCGGTCTGCGCGGTGCCGCGCCGGGAGCGCACCAGGCGCAGCCGGGCGTCCACCTCGGCCGGGCCGGAGGTGGGCAGCAGGATCTCGTCGACGCTCCAGTCGGAGTTGACGGCGACCAGGCCGCCCTCGGTGACGATGGCCACCACGGGCACGTCCACGCCGCTGGAGTCGAGCAGCCGGCACAGGCTGCGCGCGGCGACCAGGTCGGCCCTGGCGTCGACCAGGACGATGTCGTGGGGGCCCGCTTCCAGCAGCGCCGAGACCTCCGGGCGCAGCGGGCGCACCTCGTGCGGGAGGAGCGACAGCGCGGGGAGGACCGCCTCTGGGTCGGAGTCGGTGGTCAGCAACAGCACGTCGATGCTCATCGCGGCGCCCTCTCGTTCGGCCGGTGCGCGGTCACCGACCCAGGCGAGCGAAGTACGGTGACCGGGGCCCCGTTGCCTGCGGATGACGGAGACAATACCGGTGCGCACGTCAAAAGACCCAGGTCAGCAGGTCGGGGTCACAGTTGTTTCCACAAGCGTCACGCCTGTTACATCCATGTCACACGACGCCGTTCCCCTGCACGGTGTGCACGTGAGGTGCGCACGTTCGGTGACGGAACTGGCCTTCGTGGTCGGTCACGGCTTCACCAACCACGTACGAAAGCCCTACGTGCACCGGGTGCTGCGGCGGTTCGCGCGGCACGGCGGGGTCGTCGCGCTGGACTTCCGGGGGCACGGCCGTTCCGGCGGTCGGTCCACGGTCGGCCGCGACGAGGTGCACGACCTGGCGGCCGGCGTTTCGCTCGCCCGCCTGCTGGGGTACCGACGCGTGGTGACCGTCGGGTTCTCCATGGGCGCGTCCGTCGCGCTGCGCCACGCGGCCCTGCACGGGGACCGGCCGGACGCCGTGGCGGCGGTCAGCGCGCCCTCGCGCTGGTGGGTGCGCGACACCCCGGCCATGCGCCGGGTGCACTGGCTGCTGGAGCAGCCGCACGGCAGGCTCGCCGCCCGCGCGCTGGGCGTGCGCCTGGGCCCGCCGTGGACCGCGGTGCCGGAGAGCCCGCTGGAGGTGGTGCACCGCATCGCGCCCACCCCGCTGCTCCTCGTGCACGGCGAGCACGACCACTACTTCGGCCCGGCCCACGCGGTCGCCCTGCACCGGGCCGCGGGCGGCGACGCGCGGCTGTGGCTGGAGCCGGGGGTGCGGCACGCCGAGTCGGCGATGACCCCGGCTCTGGTAGACCGGATCGCGACCTGGCTCGACCACAGCTCCCGGGGGAACGGCGACCGACCATGACCACCACCCAGACCAAGCGCCGCCCCACCCGCGGCCGCAAGCTGATCATCGCCGCCCTGGTGCTCGGCGCGCTGCTGGTCGCCGCGGACTTCGCGCTGGCCGCGGCGGGCGAGTACCAGGTCGCCCAGCGGATGCGCCAGCAGTTCCGGCTGGGCGAGGACCCGTCGGTCCGCATCAACGGCTTCCCGTTCACCACCCAGGCCCTGGCCGGCGACTACCGGGACGTGGAGATCAGCGCCAGCGGCGTGCCGGTCGGCGACCAGCTGCGCGACCTGGAGATCCGGGCGAACCTGCACCACGTGCGCATCGGCCTGTCCGACCTGCTGTCGGGCAACACCGCCAACGCCCGGATCGACCAGGTCCGGGGCAGCGTGAAGATCCAGGCCGCCGACCTGAACCGGCTGGTCAACCAGGTCACGCCGTTCAGCGACATGGCCATCGAGCCGGACAACCGGGTCGAGCCCGCGGCCGGGCGGCAGCCCGACCCGTCGACGGCGGCGGTGAAGCTGTCGGGCAACACCACGGTGGCCGGCCGCAAGATCCGCCTCGCCGCCTACGGCACGGTGTCCCTGGTCGACGGCCAGGTGGCGCTCGCGGTCGACGACGTGGAGCTGGACGAGACGTCGCTGGCCGGGCTGGACGCGGTGCTCGGCGCGGTGCGCCAGGCGCTGAGCGTGACCATCGACCCGGGCGTGCTGCCGTTCACCGTGACGCCGACGGCGGTCCGGGTGGAGAGCGGCGCCTTCACCGTGGAGGGCACCGTCAACGACATCCCGCTCGACCAGGGCAACGGCCGATGACCGGGGTGTGGGCGCTGCTCGGCGCGGTCGCGGTGGTGGCCGTCGTCGGCCTGGTGCTGCGGGCCCGCGAGGGCCGCGTCCGCCGCGCCGCGCCGCGCGCCGTGGCCGCCGACCTGCCCGGCCCGGTGCGCGACCTGCTCGACGCCCGCACGCCGGTGACCCTGGTGCAGCTGTCCACCGCGGTCTGCGCCAACTGCCGGCGGGCGCGGGAGGTGCTGGCCGACCTGGCCGACCGCACCGAGGGCGTGCGGCACGTCGAGCTGGACGTCACCGACCTGCCCGGGGTGGCCCGCGACCTCGGGGTGATGCGGGCGCCCACGACCATCGCGCTCGACCCGTCCGGCGGCGAGCTGCTGAGGGTGGGCGGCGTCCCCCGGCCGGACGCGCTCGCGGCCGCCCTGCGCCCGCACCTGCCTCATTCGAACGGGTGAACCTGGGATTTCCCACCAGATGGGCGGCACTCCCGACGACAGGGACGAGGGACTACCCTCGCTGCCATGACCACGCTGCTGACCAAGCGACTCGCGGTGGACCTGTGCCGCGTGCGCAGCAGCCTGTGTCGCGCGGCGCGCTGACCGGGCGGTCCCGGGGCCCCGCGCGTCCTTGACTCCAGGTGCGCGCCTGGCCTACCACCGCCTGATGACGGACTGCCCCGTCTAGTCCAACACCAGGAGGTCGCCGTGCCCAAAGATGCCCCCGTGGACCCGCGCGGACCGCGGTTCAGCGCCTGGATCACCTCCGCCATCCTCGCGGTCGTGCTGCTGACCGGGTCGTGGCGGCTGCTGGCCGCGCAGACCCTGCTGTTCGGCATGTGCGCGTTCATCTCGCTCAAGCTCAACCCGTGGGGCCACGTCTACCGGTACGCCCTCCAGCCGAGGCTCCGGCCGCGCACCGACCGCGAGGAGGCCGCCCCGCTGCGGTTCGCGCAGGGCGTCGGCTTCGTCTTCGCCCTGGTCGGCACGGTCGGCTACGCCTCGGGCCTGACCGCCCTCGGCGTGGTCGCGACCTCGGCCGCGCTGGTGGCCGCGCTGCTCAACGCCGCGTTCGGGCTGTGCCTGGGCTGCGAGGCGTTCCTGCTCCTGCGCCGCCACGTCCCGTCCCTCGCCCGTACCCAGTCGACACCGTCGCAGTAAGAACCGAGAAATGGGAGCAGCTCGATGAGCCGTGAAGACGTCCTGGTCTCCGCCGCGTGGGCCGAGGAGAACCTCGACACGCCCGGTGTGGTGTTCGTGGAGGTCGACGAGGACACGACCGCCTACGACGGGGGTCACATCCCGGGCGCGGTGAAGGTCGACTGGAGGACCGAGCTGCAGGACCCGGTGCGCCGCGACTTCGTCGACCGCGCCGGCTTCGAGGCGCTGCTGTCGGCCAAGGGCATCGCCAACGACGACACGGTCGTCCTCTACGGCGGCAACAACAACTGGTTCGCCGCGTACGCGTACTGGTACTTCAAGCTGTACGGCCACCAGGCGGTCAAGCTGCTCGACGGCGGCCGCAAGAAGTGGGAGCTCGACGGCCGCCCGCTGGACAAGGAGCCGGTCTCCCGCGAGGCCACCTCCTACCGGGCCCAGGAGCAGGACCTGTCGATCCGGGCGTTCCGCGACGAGGTCGTCGAGGCCATCGGCAACAAGAACCTGGTCGACGTGCGCTCGCCCGACGAGTTCTCCGGCAAGCTGCTCGCGCCCGCCCACCTGCCGCAGGAGCAGGCGCAGCGCGGCGGCCACATCCCGAGCGCGATCAACGTGCCGTGGAGCAAGGCCGCGAACGAGGACGGCACGTTCAAGTCGGACGAGGAGCTGGCCGCGATCTACGGCGAGGCCGGGTTCGACGGCTCGCGCCAGACGATCGCCTACTGCCGCATCGGCGAGCGCTCGTCGCACACCTGGTTCGCGCTGCACGAGCTGCTCGGCCACCAGGACGTGAAGAACTACGACGGTTCCTGGACCGAGTACGGCTCGCTGGTGGGCGTGCCGGTCGAGACCGGCGACGGCAAGGGGGCCTGACGGTGAGCCTGGACGGTTGCGGCGCGCCCCAGCAGGGCGTCGACGTCGCGGTGGGCCCGAACGAGGTCGTGCTCACCGGCAAGGTGAAGGCCGGCGGCGCGCCGGTCGGCGGCGCCTACGTGCGGCTGCTGGACTCCTCCGGCGAGTTCACCGCCGAGGTCGTGTCGTCCGCGGAGGGCGACTTCCGGTTCTACGCCGCGCCGGGCGAGTGGACGGTCCGCGCGCTGCACCGGTCCGGCAACGGGCAGGCGTCCGTCACCGCCGACGGGCCGGGTGTGCACCCGGTCGAGGTCGCGGTGGCCTGAGATCCCGCGGGGCGCACGGGTCCTCCCGGCGCCACCGCCCGCCGACCCCGGTGGCGTTCGCCACCGGGGTCGGCGCCTTTGCGGGTCCGGGGCCTAAACTGGGCCGGTGGAACACTTCTTCACCGGGCTGCTGGTACTCGTGTCCCTGCTCGTCGTGTGGTTCGCCGGGTACGTGGTGTACCGGCTGTTCTCCGACCAGCGGTGAGCGGCGGCGAGCCCGTTCCGGGCAGTGGTGACGCGGCCGTCCAGGCCGCCGCGGCACGCGCCGAGGTGACGCGCGCCCGCAACCTGCCGCAGTTCGACGACCTGCCGATCCCGGCGGACACGGCGAACCTGCGGGAGGGCCCCTCGCTGCACGACGCGTGCCTGTCGCTGCTGCCGCTGGTCGGCGTGTGGCGCGGCGAGGGCGAGGTCGTGTACCCGACGATCGAGGGGCCGTACCGGTTCGGCCAGCAGGTCACCTTCGCGCACGACGGCCGGCCGTTCCTGTACTACGAGGCGCGGTCCTGGCTGCTGGACGCGGAGGGGCGGGTGATCCGGCCCGCCGCGCGCGAGACCGGGTTCTGGCGCCCGCAGGCCGACGACACGATCGAGGTCCTGCTCACGCACAACACCGGGATCGTGGAGCTGTACTACGGCAAGCCGCGCAACCAGACGTCCTGGGAGTTCGGCACCGACGCGGTGGTCCGCACGGCGACCGCCAAGGACGTGGTCGGCGCGCAGCGGCTGTACGGCATCGTCAACAACGGCGACCTGGCCTACGTGGAGGAGCGGGCCATGGTCGGCCAGCCGCTCCAGCCGCACACCTCGGCCCACCTCAAGCGCGTCGTCGGCTGACCCGGGCGGGGTCTTCCCGCGCCCGGGTCGGCCGCCCCGGCGGGGTTGCCCACGCCCGGACCACCGCCCCCGGCAGGTCTCCGGCACCCGGCAGGTCTCCCGCACCCGACCTGCCGCCCCGGCAGGTCTTCTCGCGCCCCGACCGGCCGCCCCGGCCGGCCGGCCCCGGTCGGGCCGCGACGCCGCTCACCCTCGAACCGGATTGTTCAACAATCCATCAAGACCTACCCTGTACCCATGCGGCTGCGGCGTTGCGGCACCAACGCGGTGCTCGTCGAGGTGGACTCGCTCGACGAGGTGGAGGCGGTGCGCGCCGCCGTGGCGGCGGCCGGGCTGCCGGACGTGGTCGAGCTGGTCCCGGCCGCCCGGACGGTCCTGGTCGCCACCCGCCCCGGCGGCCTGCCCGCCGTCCGCCGGGTCCTGGCGGACGCCGACCTGGCCCACCGGTCCGCCACCGGCTCCGCCGAGGTGGTCATCCCGGTCACCTACGACGGCCCGGACCTGGACCTGGTCGCCGAGACCGCGGGCCTGACCCGCGCCGAGGTGGTCGAGCTGCACTCGGGCGCCGAGTACCAGGTGGCGTTCTGCGGTTTCGCCCCCGGCTTCGCCTACCTGGTCGGCCTGCCCGACCCGCTGCGCCAGCCGCGCCTGGACTCGCCCCGCACGAGGGTCCCGGCCGGCTCGGTCGGCGTGGCCGGCGAGTACACCGCCGCCTACCCGCGGGCCACCCCCGGCGGCTGGCGCCTGATCGGCCGCACCGACGCGCCCCTGTTCGACCCGCGCCGCCCCGCCCCGGCCCTGCTCGCCCCCGGCGACCGAGTCCGCTTCGAGGCCACCCGATGACCCCCCACCCCCCGCGTGTCCTCCACCCGGGCACCGCGTGTCCTCCACCCGGGCACCGCGAGTCGACCGCTCGGGACCCCCGAGTTCCCCGTTCGCGCACCCTGACCGTGCTGCGCACCGGTCCGCAGGCCCTGGTCCAGGACCTGGGCCGGCCCGGGAACGCGCACCTGGGCGTGCCGCCCTCCGGCGCCGTGGACGCCCCGTCGCTCCGGCTGGCCAACCGCCTGGTCGGCAACCCCGAGGACGCGGCGGGCCTGGAGGTCCTGCTGGGCGGCCTGGTGCTGCGCGCGAACGCCTCGTGCACGGTCGCGGTGACCGGCCCGCAGGTGTCCGCGCAGGTCAACGGCGTGCTGCGCGACCCGCCCTGCCACCTCGCCGAGGGCGACACACTCGCCCTGGGCACCCCGGCCACCGGCCTGCGCTGCTACGTCGCCGTCTCCGGCGGCGTCGCGGTCCCCGCCGAGCTGGGCAGCCGCGCCACCGACCTGCTCTCCGGCCTCGGCCCGGCCCCGCTCGCCCCCGGCGACGAGCTGCCCCTGGGCGTGCCCGCCGGCGTCCCGGTCGGCGTGGACGTGCTGCCCCCGCTCCGGGTGCCGGACGAGCTGGTCGTCCCGGTGCTGCCCGGCCCCCGCGACGACTGGTTCGCCGACCCCGCCGCGCAGCTGCGCGCGGGCCGCTGGGTGGTGTCGGACCGCAGCAACCGGGTCGGCCTCCGCCTCACCGGCACCGGGTTGGAGCGCGTGCCGGACCGGGTCGGGCGGGAGCTGCCCAGCGAGGGCCTGGTCACCGGGGCGGTGCAGGTCCCGGCCGACGGCAGGCCGGTGATCTTCCTGGCCGACCACCCGACGACCGGCGGCTACCCCGTGGTGGGCGTGGTGGCCGAGGACTCCCTGCCGCTGCTGGGCCAGGCCCGGCCGGGCACCCGGTTGCGGTTCGCGCCCCTGGCCTGAGCGGGCTCGGAGCGCCGGGCCGCCCCGCGGCACCGGGCGGCCACAGGTCCGAACGGACCCAATTGGTCTAGACCCATTGTCAAGTCGTGCCGGACGTCCTACGTTCGCAGCAGCGCAAGACCAGGCCGCCGTGGTTCTCGAGAGTTCCCTGCGATCGAGAGGCACACCTGATGCGCAGACTGGCAACGACGCTGGTGGTCGCCCTGGCCCTGGCGGTCCCGGCCGCACCGGCCACCGCCGCCGGCGGGCTGACCGCCGTGTTCACCAGGACCGGCACCACCGGCGGGTTCGTGGTCACCAACCCGACCGCGGCCGCGGTCTCCGGCTGGTCGATCAAGTTCGACCTGCCACCCGGCGTCACCGCGTCCGACCCGCGGCACGCCACCCTCACCCAGACCGGCACGCGGGTGACCCTCACGCCCGCCTTCTACATCTCCACGCTCCAACCGGGCCGCACCACCGACCCGTACAGCCCGGCGTTCACGCTCAGCCAGGCCGTCGACCCGACCTCCTGCACCGTCAACGGCGCGAACTGCGACGGCAGCGGCCCGCCGCCGCCACCGCCCGCGCCGACCACGGCCGACTTCACCCTGACCGGCACCACCGGCAAGTTCGTGGTCAACAACAACACCGACACCGCGCTGACCGACTGGTCGATCACCTTCACGCTGCCCGCGGGCGTCACCGCGTCCAACGCGCAGCACGGCACGATCAGCCAGACCGGCGGCACGGTCACGCTCACCCCGGTGCACTACAACCGCACCGTGGCGGCCCGCCGCTCCACCGAGCCCTACAGCCCGTCGTTCACCCTGAGCCGGGCCGCCGAACCGGTCACCTGCCGGGTGAACGACGCCAACTGCGACGGCACCCCGGACGTGCCGCCGTCACCGCCCGGCGCCCTGCACTCGCCGGTGCGGACCACCCGCACGGTGTCGCTGGCCTGGACCGCCTCGACCCCCGGCTCCCTGCCCGTCGCCGGCTACGAGGTCTACCGCGACTCCTCGCCGGTCGCGACCGTGACCGGCACCAGCGCCACGGTCACCGACCTCGCCCCGAACACCGCGTACGCCTTCACGGTCAAGGCGCGGGACGGCAAGGGGCTGCTGTCCGCGGCGTCCAACACCGTGGACGTCACCACGAACAACCCGGCCGACGACACCCAGCCGCCGTCCGCGCCGGCGAACCCGCGCGCCGCCGCCAAGGACGCCGGCAGCGTGACCCTGGCCTGGGACGCCTCGACCGACAACCGCGGCGTGGCCAACTACGACGTGCTCCAGGGCACCACCGTGCGGGCGACGGTCACCGGGACCTCGGCGCGGATCGACGGCCTGCGGCCGTCCACCCCGTACACCTTCACGGTCCGGGCCCGGGACCTCTACGACAACCTGTCCGCGCCCAGCGCGCCCGTCACCGCGTCCACCTCGGACCTCGTCGACGGCCACGCGCGGGTGGGCTACTTCGTCCAGTGGGGCATCTACGGCCGCCAGTACTTCGTGAAGAACCTCGACACCAGCGGCACCGCGGCCAGGCTCACCCACCTCAACTACGCGTTCGGCAACATCGACCCGGTCAACCTGACGTGCCTGCACGGCGTCACCAAGGGCACCTCCGCCAACCCGCAGGACCCCAACCAGGGCGACGGC
This portion of the Saccharothrix syringae genome encodes:
- a CDS encoding 5-oxoprolinase subunit C family protein, whose product is MLRTGPQALVQDLGRPGNAHLGVPPSGAVDAPSLRLANRLVGNPEDAAGLEVLLGGLVLRANASCTVAVTGPQVSAQVNGVLRDPPCHLAEGDTLALGTPATGLRCYVAVSGGVAVPAELGSRATDLLSGLGPAPLAPGDELPLGVPAGVPVGVDVLPPLRVPDELVVPVLPGPRDDWFADPAAQLRAGRWVVSDRSNRVGLRLTGTGLERVPDRVGRELPSEGLVTGAVQVPADGRPVIFLADHPTTGGYPVVGVVAEDSLPLLGQARPGTRLRFAPLA
- a CDS encoding FABP family protein; amino-acid sequence: MSGGEPVPGSGDAAVQAAAARAEVTRARNLPQFDDLPIPADTANLREGPSLHDACLSLLPLVGVWRGEGEVVYPTIEGPYRFGQQVTFAHDGRPFLYYEARSWLLDAEGRVIRPAARETGFWRPQADDTIEVLLTHNTGIVELYYGKPRNQTSWEFGTDAVVRTATAKDVVGAQRLYGIVNNGDLAYVEERAMVGQPLQPHTSAHLKRVVG
- a CDS encoding alpha/beta hydrolase family protein, giving the protein MTELAFVVGHGFTNHVRKPYVHRVLRRFARHGGVVALDFRGHGRSGGRSTVGRDEVHDLAAGVSLARLLGYRRVVTVGFSMGASVALRHAALHGDRPDAVAAVSAPSRWWVRDTPAMRRVHWLLEQPHGRLAARALGVRLGPPWTAVPESPLEVVHRIAPTPLLLVHGEHDHYFGPAHAVALHRAAGGDARLWLEPGVRHAESAMTPALVDRIATWLDHSSRGNGDRP
- a CDS encoding response regulator transcription factor encodes the protein MSIDVLLLTTDSDPEAVLPALSLLPHEVRPLRPEVSALLEAGPHDIVLVDARADLVAARSLCRLLDSSGVDVPVVAIVTEGGLVAVNSDWSVDEILLPTSGPAEVDARLRLVRSRRGTAQTGGDGSLQLGELVIDEATYTARLRGRPLDLTYKEFELLKYLAQHAGRVFTRAQLLQEVWGYDFFGGTRTVDVHVRRLRAKLGPEHESLIGTVRNVGYKFVRPPRPGSARRVEHIDAQDTSIDDAELIFRA
- the mshD gene encoding mycothiol synthase, giving the protein MESGWFEELVPAQVGEVTALLAAAEAADGVAPVGEAVLLRLRPGARGSDHLLVHDGGALVGYLHLDLLGDADGNRVAELAVHPDSRRRGIGTALLEAAAGRAEPLRVWAHGGTPAQRALAAKAGFRAVRELLRLRRPLGPDLPEPVLPAGVRLRAFEPGRDEAAVVEVNRRAFSWHPEQGAMSAEDVRRKEAEPWFDPAGFLLAVDADDRLLGFHWTKVHGGGLGEVYVVGIDPDAQGGGLGRALTLAGLRHLAAGGQAEVMLYVEADNAPALAVYTRLGFTRWDSDVQYAR
- a CDS encoding TlpA family protein disulfide reductase, producing MTGVWALLGAVAVVAVVGLVLRAREGRVRRAAPRAVAADLPGPVRDLLDARTPVTLVQLSTAVCANCRRAREVLADLADRTEGVRHVELDVTDLPGVARDLGVMRAPTTIALDPSGGELLRVGGVPRPDALAAALRPHLPHSNG
- a CDS encoding DUF4395 domain-containing protein, yielding MPKDAPVDPRGPRFSAWITSAILAVVLLTGSWRLLAAQTLLFGMCAFISLKLNPWGHVYRYALQPRLRPRTDREEAAPLRFAQGVGFVFALVGTVGYASGLTALGVVATSAALVAALLNAAFGLCLGCEAFLLLRRHVPSLARTQSTPSQ
- a CDS encoding DUF1416 domain-containing protein — encoded protein: MSLDGCGAPQQGVDVAVGPNEVVLTGKVKAGGAPVGGAYVRLLDSSGEFTAEVVSSAEGDFRFYAAPGEWTVRALHRSGNGQASVTADGPGVHPVEVAVA
- a CDS encoding putative leader peptide; translated protein: MTTLLTKRLAVDLCRVRSSLCRAAR
- the pxpB gene encoding 5-oxoprolinase subunit PxpB is translated as MRLRRCGTNAVLVEVDSLDEVEAVRAAVAAAGLPDVVELVPAARTVLVATRPGGLPAVRRVLADADLAHRSATGSAEVVIPVTYDGPDLDLVAETAGLTRAEVVELHSGAEYQVAFCGFAPGFAYLVGLPDPLRQPRLDSPRTRVPAGSVGVAGEYTAAYPRATPGGWRLIGRTDAPLFDPRRPAPALLAPGDRVRFEATR
- a CDS encoding LmeA family phospholipid-binding protein produces the protein MTTTQTKRRPTRGRKLIIAALVLGALLVAADFALAAAGEYQVAQRMRQQFRLGEDPSVRINGFPFTTQALAGDYRDVEISASGVPVGDQLRDLEIRANLHHVRIGLSDLLSGNTANARIDQVRGSVKIQAADLNRLVNQVTPFSDMAIEPDNRVEPAAGRQPDPSTAAVKLSGNTTVAGRKIRLAAYGTVSLVDGQVALAVDDVELDETSLAGLDAVLGAVRQALSVTIDPGVLPFTVTPTAVRVESGAFTVEGTVNDIPLDQGNGR
- a CDS encoding sulfurtransferase, whose amino-acid sequence is MSREDVLVSAAWAEENLDTPGVVFVEVDEDTTAYDGGHIPGAVKVDWRTELQDPVRRDFVDRAGFEALLSAKGIANDDTVVLYGGNNNWFAAYAYWYFKLYGHQAVKLLDGGRKKWELDGRPLDKEPVSREATSYRAQEQDLSIRAFRDEVVEAIGNKNLVDVRSPDEFSGKLLAPAHLPQEQAQRGGHIPSAINVPWSKAANEDGTFKSDEELAAIYGEAGFDGSRQTIAYCRIGERSSHTWFALHELLGHQDVKNYDGSWTEYGSLVGVPVETGDGKGA
- a CDS encoding glycosyl hydrolase family 18 protein, yielding MRRLATTLVVALALAVPAAPATAAGGLTAVFTRTGTTGGFVVTNPTAAAVSGWSIKFDLPPGVTASDPRHATLTQTGTRVTLTPAFYISTLQPGRTTDPYSPAFTLSQAVDPTSCTVNGANCDGSGPPPPPPAPTTADFTLTGTTGKFVVNNNTDTALTDWSITFTLPAGVTASNAQHGTISQTGGTVTLTPVHYNRTVAARRSTEPYSPSFTLSRAAEPVTCRVNDANCDGTPDVPPSPPGALHSPVRTTRTVSLAWTASTPGSLPVAGYEVYRDSSPVATVTGTSATVTDLAPNTAYAFTVKARDGKGLLSAASNTVDVTTNNPADDTQPPSAPANPRAAAKDAGSVTLAWDASTDNRGVANYDVLQGTTVRATVTGTSARIDGLRPSTPYTFTVRARDLYDNLSAPSAPVTASTSDLVDGHARVGYFVQWGIYGRQYFVKNLDTSGTAARLTHLNYAFGNIDPVNLTCLHGVTKGTSANPQDPNQGDGAGDAEADYSRPFGAAQSVDGVGDTGWEPLRGNYNQLRKLKAKHPHLKVLISLGGWTYSKYFSDVAATDAARKKFVKSCLDVYLRGNLPTYNAAGGPGTAAGIFDGIDLDWEWPGAEGHPGNHVSPADKRNNTLLIEEFRRQLDALGAETGKRYQLTAFTPADPAKIEAGWELAQVAKSLDVFNVQGYDFHGAGSDNSWEPDRTGHQGNLYADADDPYPFHFSVENAVNAYTSAGVNPRQITVGLAFYGRGWQGVKAGGANGEWQAAGGAAPGQFAEEAGTRGYANLLASVPGCAVHHDEAAVATSCFTGDGGQWWTFDDAWAIQRKTAWLRQRGLLGVMIWEMSGDTAGGTLVNAVDAGLR